CAAGTTTTAGTTTCTTCTTATCTAAAATATAGGAATCTTTTAGTCGGATATAGTCCTCCTCATTGAAGAAGCGTTCTCTTTGCACACGAGTCATATACAAAATATCCAACTCAGGCATTGCACTGTCGAGGTCACCGACTTCCTTAAATTCGATATTTTTTGCGCTGAGAACATCTTCACGGATATACTCAGGAACACGAAGTTCAGGTGGAGAAATCAAGACAAAGCGAATATCTTCATAGCGAGATAGGGCGTTGATTAGAGAGTGTACAGTTCGACCAAATTTTAGGTCACCGCATAGACCGACGGTGAGATGATTGAGTCGCCCAGATAAGGAGCGAATGGTCATCAGATCCGTGAGCGTTTGTGTTGGATGCTGATGTCCGCCATCGCCAGCATTGATCACAGGGATGCGAGAGTATTGACTGGCAACCAGTGGGGCACCTTCTTTTGGATGACGCATGGCAGCGATATCCGCATAGCAAGAAATGACACGGATGGTATCGGCAACACTTTCCCCCTTGGAAGCAGAGGAAGAATCGGCAGAGTGAAAACCAAGAACACTTCCGCCGAGATTGAGCATAGCGGCCTCGAAAGAAAGTCTTGTTCTGGTGCTCGGTTCATAAAAGAGTGTGGCGAGTTTCTTTCCATCGCACACATGGGCGAATTTTTTTGGATCTACCTCAATTTGGCGAGCAACAGCCAAAATAGCATCAATTTCTTTGACGCTTAGATCTAGAGGGTTTAACAAATGTCTCATAATTTTGCTCCTTTTTTTTATTCAATATTATATCAATGCAAAACTTAAAGAACAAGAGTAAAATATTGGCAAAATAATCTTTAGAGAAATGAAATATATTTTTTTAGTAATTGTGTTATACTACGGATGCATATGGAAAAAAGTAGAGACAAAGAGAAAGGCAGGAAATGAAACAGAAGGAAAAGACAGTAATTTCGGTGGGAGAACCGATTATTATTGTAAAAAATTTATATAAATTTTACCAAGCAGGAAGTGAAAAAGTACATGCACTGGATGGTTTGGATTTTGAAATCAATAAGGGCGAATTTTGTGCGATTATTGGTCCATCGGGATCGGGAAAATCGACATTGCTCAATATGCTTGCCGGTCTTGAAAAACCAAGTAGAGGCGAAATTATTATTAATGGAAAACATATTGAAAAATTGAATGAAAATCAACTTGTGCGGTTTCGAAGGGATCATATTGGATTTATCTTTCAAAGTTATAATTTGTTGCAGACGATGAATGCGGTAGAAAATGTGGCTATGCCATTGATGTTTCGTGGAGTAGCCAAGGCAAAGCGAACGGAGATTGCAAAGGAGTATTTGCGATTGGTGGGACTAGAAAAATATATGTATCACAAGGGAAATGCGATGAGTGGAGGTCAACAGCAACGAGTGGGCATTGCCAGAGCACTGGCGATGCAACCAGATATTATTTTTGCCGATGAGCCAACTGGAAATTTGGATACAAAGACAACAGCAGAAGTTCTTGAATTGATGCAAAAGATCGTGAAAGAGAAACATCAGACTTTGATTATGGTCACGCACGATCCAGAAATTGCAGGTTTTGCCGACCGACAGATTCGCATTGTTGATGGAAAAATTAACAATGAATTTCGGCTAGATATTGTGTAGAGATTGGAGAGAAGATCAAAATGATAAAGAAAATAAAGATTTGCCTCATGGCTATATTTTTAATGAGTTCAGTGGTGAGCGTGCCAAGTTATGCCGCTCTTGTCAACATAGAAGGGAACAATTATCTTTCGCAGTCAAAGATTCCTCAGGGAAAGACAGGAAAAATAATGAATGTGACCTTTTCCTTCACGCCAGGAAGAGACTATGACAAGGCCTTCGCAGGCATTGCCTATGATGACCAGACCAATAGTAGAGATGACGGGACAGAGGGGGGAAATAATGATTTAAATAATGCCTTTCCGTTTGAGTTGACTTCGGAGACAACGAAACTTCGCTCTCTTGGAAAATTGCAAAAGGGAAAGAAGAAGACGGTTACCTTACAGGCCAGAGTCAGAAGGGATATCCCCGAAGGCTACTATGGTGTAAAAATTTATATCACAGATGATGGCAATAGCCATGATGTGGAAGAATATGTCAATGTATGGATTAGCAAGTCAACAGAGGCCGAGACAACCGAAGAGACGACAACCGCAGCACCAGATAAAAATGCACTATTTATGTTGGGAGAGGGACAGGAAACGCCCTATGGCGTGTATCCAAATGTCATGAATTTTGCAATTAATTTGCGAAATAATGGAAAGACTACCGCCTATGATGTCACCGCCCATATGGTGCTTGACAAAGACAGCAAAGTCTTTCCGTTTGACATCAATGAAGTTAGCTATGACCATTACTTTGATCACATCGATGTCAATCAAGTGATGCCGATGAATTACAGCTTTATGATCCGAAAAGATACCTATTCGGGAACCTATCCGATTAAGCTGCAAATTAGCTATCGAGATAAGGAATTTGGCGAGTTAAAGACCTTAGAAACAGAGTTTTATGTCAATATTAAAAATAAGGAGGAGGTGGAGACAACCACAGCTCCAGAGACAACAGCTGCACCCGAGTTTAATGCCAATGAGAGAAGTAAAGCAAGAATTGTGGTTGACAGTTATCAGACGATTCCCGAAAAAGTGATTGCTGGACAGGAATTTGAATTAGTGATTAACATGAAGAATGCGACAACAAATTTAAATGCCAGCAATATTTTATTTTCCTTGGAGTCAGAAAAGGTAAGTGATAGTGCAGTATTTACCACAAGTTCGGGATCAAATTCTTTTGTGGTCAATTCTTTGGCCGCAGGAGCGACAACACAACTTCGAGTGAAAATGACAGCAAAGCCAGGTGTAGACCAGCGTTCCTATGGCATTAAGATTGGAGAAAAATATGATTCTCCAGACTTTAAGAATGCGGAGGAATCGGTAAATATTGATGTTCCTGTATATCAGGTTGCTCGACTTGGAATTGGAAATATTGAGGCAGCACCAGCAAGCATTGCGGTCGGTGAGGAGAGCGATGTCACTTTCCAGATCAATAACACAGGAAAGGTTGTGCTCTATAATGTTTCTGCCAAATTTACAGGGGATAGCATCAAGGAAAATGAAGTCTATGTCGGAAATATTAAGCCAGGAGAAAGTGGCAATGTTGATGCGATGATTAAGGGAGCCAATGTCAGTACAGAAGATGAAAAGGTAAAGATTTTGATTTCCTATGAGGATGAAAATGGTCAAGTGAGCACCGAAGAAAAGGAAATGGATTTACCCGTGACCGATGCCAATGCTTCGACAGAGGAGACAAGTGGTGAAGAAGTTGTCGATGACAATACAAAAAAAGGATCTATTTTGCCTAAGATTTTAATTCCGTTGGTTGTTCTTGTTGGCGGCGGCAGTGGCGGATTTATCTACTATAAGAAGAGAAAGAAGAGAGAAGATGGAGAATAATGAAATTTATTGATTTATTGACCATGAGCTTTGGCAATCTTGTGCGAAGAAAGATGCGAACAGCATTGACCATTTTGGGCGTAATTATTGGAACGGCCTCGGTGGTCATTATGTTGTCCATTGGTATTGGAATGAAGGAAATGACGGACAAGATGTATGAAGGTGAGGGATCATTGACTCAAATTCAAGTTGATCCAAAAGATGATGTTGGTGGCAATGGGAAAAGTAATGCCAATCAACAGCAATATCTAAAGGATGAGGATATTCAACAGTTAAAGAGTTTGGAGCATGTGCAAGGCATTTCTCCCGTGATTGAGACGAGTGTCATTTTATTGCAGGGAAAGTGGATAAGTTTTGCCACCTTGACAGGATCTGACGAAGAGTATATGAAAAATTTGAAGTTAAAAGATGGCGAAATTCCAAAGGCCAGTGACAAGGAACTTAGAGCCATCTATGGCGATGCAGTGTTAGAGAGTTTTAATGATGCAAAGACAGGAAAAGGTTTTTTTGACACAGGAGTCAAGCCAGATGTTGATTATTCCGCTCCAATGTTTGTGATTTATGACACAGATGCCTATTATGCCTCAAAGACACCAAATTCAGCAAATTCAACAGATGCGGGAGCGGTTGGTGGAGCAGCAGATGCAGGGGGGAGTACAAGTGCATCGGGGGGAGATTCTACACAAAAGCCCAAGCCACCAAAGCGCTATCCTATTGCCAAAGCAGGGGAGCTAAAGAGTGAAGAAGATGGCGTGTATGGAACCTATAGTTATGGTGTGTATGTCAATATCGATCAGCTAAAGGCAGAGCTAAAAAAAGTTTTTCGAGGAAAGGCAATTCCCAATCAGCCGACAACCAAGAAGGGGAGACCGCTCAATTTTTGGGCCTATCAGCACTTGATTGTCAATGTAGATAAGATGAAAAATGTTGCCAGTGTACAAAAGAAAATGAAGGATCTTGGCTACAATGCAACTTCCAATGTCGAATGGATTAGTTCAGCAAAAAAGCAGACACAAATGATACAGATGATGCTTGGTGGTATCGGTGGTGTTTCCTTATTTGTTGCCGCCATTGGCATTGCCAATACGATGATGATGTCGATCTATGAGAGAACCAAGGAAATTGGAATTATGAAAGTTCTTGGCTGTGATATGAACAAGATTCGGGATATGTTTTTGATGGAATCGGCAATGATTGGCCTTGCTGGAGGAATGATCGGCATTGGAATTAGTTATGGCGTGTCTATCATTTTAAATCATCTGGGAGGAGCAAAGATGATTATGTCAATGGATGGGGACATTTCCATTATTCCACTGTGGCTTTCGGGACTTTCGGTGGTGTTTGCAGTGATTGTGGGTATGCTGGCTGGATTTTTCCCATCCATTCGTGCGATGCGTCTTAGCCCACTGGCTGCACTTCGAAATGAATAGGCTTGTAAAAAGAATAAATTTTTAGTATAATCAAAGAGCATATAACTGGCGAAGTGGAGCACCACAGGGAGTATGTAGATAGAAAATGTCGACCGCCTGGGCAGAACAAAGGTATCAATAGGTATTTTTGTTTTGTTTTGGCGGTTATTTTTTTGCAGAAAGGAAAGTTTATGGAAAAGATTTCACTGTATGAAGAATTAAGAAGTAATGCCTACCCAGGTAGAGGAATTGTCATTGGACAAAGCGGTGATGGAAAAAAGGTCGTGATTGCTTATTTTATTATGGGAAGAAGTAGCAATTCCAGAAATCGTATTTTTGTCACAGAGGGCGATGGTATTCGCACACAGGCTTTTGATCCGTCCAAACTTGAGGATCCTTCTTTGATTATCTATGCGCCAGTGCGAGTGCTTGGAAATAAGACGATTGTGACCAATGGAGATCAAACAGATACCATCTATGAGGGAATGGACACCCAATTGACCTTTGAGCAAAGTCTAAGAAGTCGAGAGTTTGAGCCGGATGCTCCAAATTATACGCCAAGAATTTCAGGAGTTGTGAGACATGAAAATGAGAAATTCCACTATGCACTCTCCATTTTAAAGTCTGATGATGGTGATCCAAGTTCTTGTCTTCGCTTTCACTATGCCTATGCAACACCAAAAGCAGGAGAAGGACATTTTATTCATACCTATATGAGCGATGGCAATCCATTGCCAAGCTTTTGTGGTGAGCCAAAGAAAGTAAAAATTGAAGGGGATATAGAGGAGTTTACAAAGAACTTGTGGGAGAGCTTAAATGAGGAGAATAAGGTTTCTCTATTTGTGCGCTTTATTGACCTAAAGACAGGGCAGGCACAGACAAAGATCGTGAATAAGAATCAATAAGGAGAAAAAAATGAAAGAATTACAATTAAAGTACGGTTGTAACCCAAATCAAAAGCCATCAAGAATCTTTATGGAAAATGGCAAGGACCTTCCGATTGAAGTGCTCAGTGGAAGACCTGGATATATTAATTTTCTTGATGCCTTCAATGGATGGCAGTTAGTCAGCGAATTAAAAAAGGCGGTGGGACTTCCTGCGGCAACTTCATTTAAGCATGTCTCTCCTGCGGGAGCTGCTGTGGGCAGACCGCTAAGTGATGTGTTAAAGAAAATTTATTGGGTGGAAGATGAAGAACTTAGTCCGTTGGCCTGTGCCTATGCAAGGGCAAGGGGAGCAGATCGCATGTCTTCCTTTGGAGATTTTATTGCTCTTAGTGATATTTGCGATGCGTCGACAGCCAAATTGATTAAGAGGGAGGTTTCCGATGGCGTGATTGCACCAGGATATACAGAGGAGGCACTTTCCATACTAAAGCAAAAGAAAAATGGCAACTACAATATTATTGCGATTGATCCCAATTATGTGCCTGAGCCAATCGAAAGAAAGCAAGTCTTTGGCATTAGTTTTGAGCAGGGAAGAAATGATCTGTCAATCAATGCTGATTTGCTAAAAGATGTGGTGACACAGAATAAAAACATTCCACAATCTGCAAAAGAAGATTTGGTGATTTCTTTAATTATTTTAAAGTATACTCAGTCAAACTCTGTCTGCTATGTCAAGGATGGTCAAGCCATTGGGATTGGTGCAGGTCAACAATCGAGAGTTCATTGTACAAGGCTAGCAGGGAACAAGGCTGATAATTGGTATCTTCGTCAAAATGAAAAAGTGCTTTCTCTACCATTTCAGGAAGGAATCAAGAGAGCAGAACGAGATAATGCCATTGATGTCTATATTGGAGATGACAGCGTGGAAGAATTATTAAGTGATGGCAGATGGGAGCATTTGTTTACAAGAAAGCCAGAGGAATTTACTAAGGAAGAGAAGAGAGCTTGGCTAGAGACATTGACTGGTGTATCCCTTGGATCCGATGCGTTCTTCCCATTTGGTGATAATATTGAGCGCGCAAGGCGAAGTGGAGTGGAGTATATTGCTCAGCCAGGAGGCTCAGTGAGAGATGACCAAGTGATTGCAACTTGCGATCAATATGGCATTGCAATGGCGTTTACAGGAATTCGCCTTTTCCATCATTAAAATATAAAAATAATTGACGCAATCTTGAAGTTTGATGTATAATATAGACAAAATTTATCTGTTGGAGGTAGAAGAATGTCAATATTAGTGACTGGTGGTGCGGGATTTATTGGAAGCCACACTTGCATTGAACTATTGAATTCGGGCTATGAGGTTGTTGTCGTGGATAATCTCGTCAATTCTAGCAAGAAATCATTGGAGAGAGTGGAACAAATCACAGGAAAGAAAGTTACCTTTTATGAGGTGGATTGTTTAGATAAAGACGGCTTAGAGCGTGTCTTTCACGAGCAAAAGATTGAGGCGGTCATTCACTTTGCTGGACTAAAAGCGGTGGGCGAATCGGTGTATAAACCACTGGAGTACTATCACAACAACATCACGGGAACCTTGGTTCTTTGTGATGTGATGAGAAATCATCAATGTAAGAATATTGTATTTTCTTCTAGTGCAACGGTGTATGGAGACCCAGCATTTGTGCCAATTACAGAGGAGTGTCCAAAGGGAGAGATTACCAATCCCTATGGTCGCACCAAGGGAATGCTCGAGCAGATTTTAACAGATTTACATACAGCAGATCCAGAGTGGAGTGTGATGCTTCTTCGCTACTTCAATCCGATAGGAGCCCATGAGTCGGGATTAATCGGTGAGAATCCAAGAGGCATTCCAAACAATCTTCTGCCGTATATCACACAGGTGGCTGTTGGAAAATTAGATTGTCTAGGTGTATTTGGAAATGATTATCCAACTCCAGATGGCACCTGTGTCAGAGATTATATTCATGTTGTGGA
This region of Lachnospiraceae bacterium oral taxon 096 genomic DNA includes:
- the pyrB gene encoding aspartate carbamoyltransferase, whose protein sequence is MRHLLNPLDLSVKEIDAILAVARQIEVDPKKFAHVCDGKKLATLFYEPSTRTRLSFEAAMLNLGGSVLGFHSADSSSASKGESVADTIRVISCYADIAAMRHPKEGAPLVASQYSRIPVINAGDGGHQHPTQTLTDLMTIRSLSGRLNHLTVGLCGDLKFGRTVHSLINALSRYEDIRFVLISPPELRVPEYIREDVLSAKNIEFKEVGDLDSAMPELDILYMTRVQRERFFNEEDYIRLKDSYILDKKKLKLAKENMYILHPLPRVNEISVEVDNDPRAAYFKQAQYGVYVRMALIMNLLGVTPC
- a CDS encoding ABC transporter ATP-binding protein, with amino-acid sequence MKQKEKTVISVGEPIIIVKNLYKFYQAGSEKVHALDGLDFEINKGEFCAIIGPSGSGKSTLLNMLAGLEKPSRGEIIINGKHIEKLNENQLVRFRRDHIGFIFQSYNLLQTMNAVENVAMPLMFRGVAKAKRTEIAKEYLRLVGLEKYMYHKGNAMSGGQQQRVGIARALAMQPDIIFADEPTGNLDTKTTAEVLELMQKIVKEKHQTLIMVTHDPEIAGFADRQIRIVDGKINNEFRLDIV
- a CDS encoding phosphoribosylaminoimidazolecarboxamide formyltransferase, encoding MKELQLKYGCNPNQKPSRIFMENGKDLPIEVLSGRPGYINFLDAFNGWQLVSELKKAVGLPAATSFKHVSPAGAAVGRPLSDVLKKIYWVEDEELSPLACAYARARGADRMSSFGDFIALSDICDASTAKLIKREVSDGVIAPGYTEEALSILKQKKNGNYNIIAIDPNYVPEPIERKQVFGISFEQGRNDLSINADLLKDVVTQNKNIPQSAKEDLVISLIILKYTQSNSVCYVKDGQAIGIGAGQQSRVHCTRLAGNKADNWYLRQNEKVLSLPFQEGIKRAERDNAIDVYIGDDSVEELLSDGRWEHLFTRKPEEFTKEEKRAWLETLTGVSLGSDAFFPFGDNIERARRSGVEYIAQPGGSVRDDQVIATCDQYGIAMAFTGIRLFHH
- a CDS encoding ABC transporter permease — encoded protein: MKFIDLLTMSFGNLVRRKMRTALTILGVIIGTASVVIMLSIGIGMKEMTDKMYEGEGSLTQIQVDPKDDVGGNGKSNANQQQYLKDEDIQQLKSLEHVQGISPVIETSVILLQGKWISFATLTGSDEEYMKNLKLKDGEIPKASDKELRAIYGDAVLESFNDAKTGKGFFDTGVKPDVDYSAPMFVIYDTDAYYASKTPNSANSTDAGAVGGAADAGGSTSASGGDSTQKPKPPKRYPIAKAGELKSEEDGVYGTYSYGVYVNIDQLKAELKKVFRGKAIPNQPTTKKGRPLNFWAYQHLIVNVDKMKNVASVQKKMKDLGYNATSNVEWISSAKKQTQMIQMMLGGIGGVSLFVAAIGIANTMMMSIYERTKEIGIMKVLGCDMNKIRDMFLMESAMIGLAGGMIGIGISYGVSIILNHLGGAKMIMSMDGDISIIPLWLSGLSVVFAVIVGMLAGFFPSIRAMRLSPLAALRNE
- the galE gene encoding UDP-glucose 4-epimerase GalE, whose protein sequence is MSILVTGGAGFIGSHTCIELLNSGYEVVVVDNLVNSSKKSLERVEQITGKKVTFYEVDCLDKDGLERVFHEQKIEAVIHFAGLKAVGESVYKPLEYYHNNITGTLVLCDVMRNHQCKNIVFSSSATVYGDPAFVPITEECPKGEITNPYGRTKGMLEQILTDLHTADPEWSVMLLRYFNPIGAHESGLIGENPRGIPNNLLPYITQVAVGKLDCLGVFGNDYPTPDGTCVRDYIHVVDLADGHVKALDKMLRDEKKVRIYNLGTGVGYSVLDVINAFEKANHLTIRREFKPRRAGDVPQCYSDATKAKEELGWVAKRDIEKMCQDAWRWQKNNPNGFED
- a CDS encoding IMP cyclohydrolase is translated as MEKISLYEELRSNAYPGRGIVIGQSGDGKKVVIAYFIMGRSSNSRNRIFVTEGDGIRTQAFDPSKLEDPSLIIYAPVRVLGNKTIVTNGDQTDTIYEGMDTQLTFEQSLRSREFEPDAPNYTPRISGVVRHENEKFHYALSILKSDDGDPSSCLRFHYAYATPKAGEGHFIHTYMSDGNPLPSFCGEPKKVKIEGDIEEFTKNLWESLNEENKVSLFVRFIDLKTGQAQTKIVNKNQ